TCTGattttttgtaatatttatGGCGGGGTGGGGATTATGGACCACATACTATGCCCAAGACTATTATTATAAGTGTTTGTTTGTTGAAACCCTGTTTAAGATGCTCTGTCAGATTTGTCCAAACAATGAGCAGTGTCATTTTGTCCACACTTATGTATTCAATTTCATGGTTCCAAATTTGTGGTTTCATTTGAATTATGCATTCAATTTCTTTTCTTTACTTGTTGTCATCTTAATGAGGGTTCAATGATAAATGTGTTTGGTGAGTGAGGTATGAACTCAAATTGAGAAATAAATTTCACAACAACTCTTGTTCAATTTCATTAAGTAGGACAGAAATCACACCATCCCATTACATTTTTTCTAGTACCACAAAACAGCAACTTAAAACAACAGACAAATCACACCCTCTCCTTACATTTTCTccaccctaaaccataaacaccacACAACACAACAACAGCTCAAAACAACAAGAGACAATTTAAACCCTCCCCTTACATAAACACCACACTGTCACTAAAAAACATATGACAGCAATCACACTTGCAACATTCTTCTGAAATCTCTCTACTTCAAGTTTCTTCTTcagctttttcatttttttcttcaaatcatGATCATGCTGCACAAACTTGTGGTTTGATGAATTGCCAATCTCAGAACTCATTGTCTCAGTATCCACATGTGGTATAACTGGTTCTCTACCTTCAACTGGATCATCAATCCAAAAAAAGAAATCACATGTGCATGGAAGCTGAAGATTTAATCAAAGTCAGTGTTGAATAAAGATAGGGGATTTAGGAATACCACACACATATGGCTGCAAATTGGATAGCTAAGTCACAACCAACTTACCTGCCAATTTCTGCACCTAAGAAATCTCCTTTCTGGGTTTTCACGAGTATCAGCAGTGTAGAGCATTAGAGGAACTCCACATTGACATTTTGCCCTACCACCTGCACTTCTATGCCTGGAACGACAGGAGGATGCAGAAGAACCATTCATGTCTAATGAGATCGAGAGGGAGGAGATCGAAGAGAGGAGATACACGAGCACTAGAGAGGAGAAACAGAGGATCGAAAGGAGGGAtgaggagaagagaggaaggAGATCGCAGGGATGGAGATCACAGGGAAGGAGATCGCAGGGATGGAGATCACAGGGAAGGAGATCGCAGGGAGGGATGAGGAGAAAGATGCTCGAAGGGAGGGATGAGAAGAAGAGAATTGGGATGGCATGAACCCTAATTTTACTTATTATGATCTGAAAATTGGGGTGAATTTAGGAATACAGATTGTATTTGGACCTCAATTAGGATTAAATTTGTGTTTAGGGTTAATTCGAGTAAGTTAATTAATTAagggatttttatttttattttttaatttttaattttttttaatgccacGTCAGAAAAAATTATCTAGTCAGCAAGCctaatcatcactcgccggagctccctactccggcgaggacctgctccacacactttccaaacgcgaggacttagattttcaaattttcaggggagggactaatttcagacggccatacaaccacagggaccaagtagatgATTAACCCTTTAGTTAAATACATAAAATCAAAAATTTCAATAAAAACTAGAAAATATATACCAGaaaatgttattattattattatattattgaCTTAATGGTTATATTCAAGTATTGATTACAGAAATTAAGAAAgttaataaatattttgattaaatattaaatattaaaaagtaaattctaaatatttaaaaggtaattaatatcaatttttttattaaatataaaaactaaTCATGCATGTCAAAGCATGAAAAGTGacgtgtgtgtgtatatatatagagagataaaaaaaaatttaaaattaaatataaataatagaaATTCAAATTCATTTTTTCAAACATTACTCTAATTTTTAAATGTGacaaatttttattattattgatttaaaattTGGAGTATTAATTAGTTAATTTCAGGAAAACAAAATCAATGATTTTAATAACTATCTGTAAAAGATATAATTATATACAATTAAATGTATTTCTatgattattatattattattattgactTACTAGCTAGTTACCAGGGCCGGCCCtaggcctgtgcaagcaggcccacagcctagggcctccaaaaagaaggggcctcaaaaaaaaatttccaaagGCTACGGTTTCTAAAGTGTGGCCTAAAGTTTTTATGCAACAGCTTTGAAACTGTTGCCTTTTCTTCTGCTGATCATAACCGAGGAAGCTGCACTTTATAGCCTGATTCTCCATTCTCCAGCTTTGTCTTGAGTTGCTTCCTAAAGTGTGGCCTAAAGTTTTTATGCAACAGCTTAGAAACCGTTGCCTTTTTAGATTTTTGGCCACGGTTTTTTGACTGGGGCACACGTCCGTTGCCTTTTCTCAAAAAACTACACTACTTtactaaataatttaaatagataatgttccttaaaaaaattattaagggtccatttttattatttgcccagggcctccaaaatgtcaggACCGGCCCTGCTAGTTACATTTAAATATTGAttaaagaaatcaagaaagTTAAGGAAATATTTGGTTGAATATTAACTATTAACTAATGTATATTGATAAATGTTTGAAAGGAAACTAATATTAATTTGGTTTTCATAAAATATAAGAACACATTATGCATGTCATGGCAACCGGAGATGGGTTGGGTTTCGCTCTCCCCAGCTTAGAGCGAGGCGAGTTTGAGGAATGTGAGGATAAAAGTATGATAAATGATCACATTGCTCTTAAAGAGTTCGAGCAAATGCACGGAAAATAAAGCCTTgtctattttaaaataatttatttaatctaatttgtttttatatttttaaaatctatataaaaaatattttatttatgtaGTTTATAAAATATACGTAAAAAAAGGTTAAATGTATGAGTTAAAAGATGACTGTATACCAaaaaatgttattattattgTACTGCATGTTGACTTACTTGTTACAGCCAAGTATTGATTAAAGGAATTAAGAAAGTTAATGAAATATTTTGAttgaatattaataataaagtaTATGCTAAATATTTGATTAGcatatcaaataatttttttggttaagtTTATAAAATCAATAATCTTAATAtagttaagttcaaacgcatcataacgtttttaaaatcttattttgatcataacaatttttagAGGAGTAATTCTGTTGTCAACTAAGCTTCTTATAGCATTTGAATTTAAGGAGAAATTCAATTCACGTCATATGCTTCAACGTTCAATCATCACAAAAAGTAAAAGCTTCAGATGTCACAAGACTGTTTGGCAAGCAGACTGCTTGTAGTCAAGGCACATCTACTCTGACCGTCCAATGCCAGTTCATCAGTCAAAAATATTGAAGACcaattttgagcgccaaagacaAAGTTAGATTGCAACCAATTGACCTACATTCAAATCAAAGAGCAACCAATTGACTTGCATTCAAATCAAGTCACCTGAAGACTATATCTCTGcaaagtgaaagagagaacctcgtaccttaaaaaaTTCAAACCTCTTTATTCCCTTCTCTCTTAGACTTAGAACTCTCAAGTGAACCAAAGTCAAATCtaaacccaaacacttagagttctaGTGCTATAAATTTTCTACCTATACTCTTGTACGAAGAGAAACCCTGTAGAGTGAATTAATCTT
This is a stretch of genomic DNA from Lotus japonicus ecotype B-129 chromosome 1, LjGifu_v1.2. It encodes these proteins:
- the LOC130745292 gene encoding uncharacterized protein LOC130745292, with the protein product MNGSSASSCRSRHRSAGGRAKCQCGVPLMLYTADTRENPERRFLRCRNWQLPCTCDFFFWIDDPVEGREPVIPHVDTETMSSEIGNSSNHKFVQHDHDLKKKMKKLKKKLEVERFQKNVASVIAVICFLVTVWCLCKGRV